The Coffea arabica cultivar ET-39 chromosome 2c, Coffea Arabica ET-39 HiFi, whole genome shotgun sequence genome includes the window GCTGGTGGAGTTTGCTAAGCGCCTTATTCTCCAACACGACTTCTCAGTCACCATAATTCTCCCGACAGATGGACCTCTCTCTAAGGCACAAACCACCTTTCTTGCTGCTCTTCCTGCTGCCATCGATTACATTCTTCTTCCTCCTGTTAACTTCGACGACTTAGCTGACGACGTTAGGATTGAGACGCGTATTTCCCTCACCGTCACTCGCTCTCTTCCTTCCCTTCGTGATGCGCTCAAGTCGTTGGTTGACACCGCCAAGTTGGCCGCTCTCGTGGTCGATCTTTTCGGCACGGATGCCTTTGATGTAGCCAATGAATTCAAGCTCCCGCCATATATCTTCTTCCCTTCCACCGCCACGGCTTTGGCGTTTTTCTCCTACCTGCCTAAGCTTCATGAGATGGTTGCATGTGAATTTAGAGACTTGCCCGGGCCAATTCGAGTCCCGGGTTGTGTACCAATTCACGGGAGGGATCTCCTCGACCCGGCTCAGGACCGAAAGAACGACGCCTACAAGTGGCTGCTTCACCACGCGAGGAGGTACAGCCTGGCCGAGGGAATCGTGGTGAACAGCTTCAAGGACTTGGAGCCTGGACCTTTAAAAGCGTTGCAGGAGCAAGAACCGGGTAAGCCACCGGTTTATCCGGTTGGGCCACTTATACAGATGGGCTCGGGGGAGAAGAGGGGGGAGGAGCCGGAATGCTTGAAATGGTTGGATGATCAGCCCAGCGGGTCCGTTCTGTACATTTCGTTTGGGAGCGGTGGGACCCTCTCCCATAATCAGCTAGTCGAGCTAGCATTCGGATTGGAGATGAGCGAGCAAAGATTCTTGTGGGTGGTCCGGAGTCCAAATGATGGAGTTGCCAATGCCACTTACTTCACCGTCAACAGTCAAAATGATCCTCTGGCTTTTATGCCGGAAGGGTTCTTGGATAGGATCAAGGGTCGAGGTTTTTTGGTGCCATCTTGGGCTCCACAGGCTAAAATTCTCGGCCACAGTTCCACCGGCGGGTTTCTGACCCACTGCGGTTGGAACTCGACTCTTGAAAGCGTGGTTGAGGGGATTCCGCTTATTGCTTGGCCGCTCTACGCGGAGCAGAAGATGAACGCAGTAATGCTTGCGGAGGATCTAAAAGTTGCTTCGAGGCCAAAGGCTGACGAAAATGGATTCGTGGGAAGAGTTGAGATTGCAAACATGGTCAAGAGGTTAATGGAAGGAGAAGAAGGGAAGGGGCTCCGTAGCCGAATGAAGGAGCTCAAGGATGCAGCTGCTAAGGTTTTGAGCCAAGACGGTTCTTCCACAGAAGCTCTAGCCCAAGTTGCCGGCAAGTGGCAGGCCAAAATTTGTACGTAAATTAGATTAGCGTCGTCTTAGTTTTGCCCTTTCTGTTCTTGGTGTATTATTTCATTTAATAGCGCCTTGTTCTGCGTTGGTTTCAAGCGCATAAATGTAGGAGGTGTATTGTGTTTGGTTAAATATTGAGTTAAAAAGGGCAGTTTGGTTTTGTAAAGCGGTCAGTTTCTATGAGCCGCCATCCCCATTCTATTATTTTGGTGTTCAACGACTTGGATGAGTATGAAGTGGAGAATTAGGAGCCGGAGAAGGCTTGGGCATGTCCATTGCATGACAAAAATTCGAGATGTGCTTGCTTGAGTACCTGTAAAAATTCAGCTCATTTAGGAATGGAGTGCTATAAACTTGTGCTGTCCCAAATACATGGCTACTACTAGTACTAGGTTGGTGGGATCCGGGATACGTGCATCCATGTAAAATACAGGCAGGCATACGATTGCCACTTGTTAAGTTTTTATCCCCTGCCCTCTACTTAGTCCTTAACCAAGGAGAGCGGGGATGGGGGGCCAATAAGAAGGACAGGTTAAATTTTGTGGTGGGCGCGGGCGTCAAGTGGAGTTGGTGGCTGCCTGCCATCGTCACAAGGTTGCCCCGGTCTATCCCGTAACATatatgctttctttttttttttttgtgtgtgtgtgtaaaatAGTGTACAGTGACTACATTAGATGTTGATTAATGCCGGCCGACAGGtcgaagaaggaagaagaaaggccaaaaaaaaaaaaaaaaaggaaaaagcttcATGGtgttttggaatattttagagTGTGTGTCTTAAaaatttggaatatttttaaaaGGTTTTTATAGACAAAGTTGTAAAAGAATTTGCCCCTAAAAAAAACCAAATCCAAGGGAACCAACTCCCAATAGAGGAGTTGGCCACCACTGTATATAGTGGGGTGGGAGGTCAAGGGTTCAAACCTTGCCTCCCATCAATGTGCCTCAATATGAGGAGTGTTCTAAATTCATGCGGGTGAGTGATGCACCCGTCTGGTCAGATGGTGGTTAAGTCCCCATCAGATTCCCCCGACTCAATTGGCCCACTGCCGctagtggaaaaaaaaaaaaagggaacccATTGTTTTCTCTATCTACAATATTCGAACCTGAAACCTTTCTTTAAGGAATATCAAACTCCTTGTTATTTTTAACCTAATAACAGTTGGTATTCACTATCTATTCCATAACTTTCTAAAATCACTGGTCTCACAAGTTCCAATTATAATTCGTCGAGGACAAAATGATTCCTTTTTACATTTTCATATCACTCTCTTACTTATTTACATTCTATCTCGATTCATGCGTTCACTTATTTACACTGTTAGAAACAAACTAGTTTGAACTAAACTTGTGAGGCCTTTTATTCAAATCAAAACAAGTTGATAAGAATGGATCACTTTTCTATAAAAGATTATAGGTTTAAATTTCGTTGCCATCGTAAAAGATGTGTTAGTAGGCTATCTATAAGAACTTCTGTGAGTATGCTCTGATTTGTAATGATGATTAAAATCCAACCCATCCAAATATTTTTgttacaccaaaaaaaaaaaaaaaaaaaaaaaaaggcccttATCCAATCTTGTATTGCTCTCGGTGGATCATTGGGAGGTGCAACTGCTATTTTACCAAATTGCTCTGCACTTCTGAATATTCTAGTCCCTATTGAGTGACAGCTATAGTGATGCTAAAGctgtttaaaaaattattagacAATCCACGAAAGATATGAGAATCCGTTCTTGTCTTGCACACTTTTAATAATGGTCATGCAAAATTTGTGTAACCGTGATTGTGTCTGTTCACATTCTGACTTTGTCTATGGATTTCGTGTATGCAAAAGCCAAAAGGACTTGTTCCGGTACGCTCTTCGATTTGGGCATTTGAACTGTTGGTGACTACGAAAGACTTGAACTTGACTTCCATCATTTGTCAttataaatgattttttttttaattcatacGACTGTATAATATATCTGTCTGTTTCGACGGTGATTCATATCCCGCCAATTCTTCTATAGATTAATTTGGGTCATCTCTCTAGAATAAATTGAAATAGAACTAGGAATAGGAATAGATGTCGAGTAGATAAGTAATGATTGATCCAAAAAATGCACGCTTTTCGattgattatatatattttattgtaTACcataaatttattttgtgagcACTAATTCAATATGTGCAAAACATacattaagtaaaaaaaaaaaaaaaaaacacacacacacacacacacaaaggtATCGAATTCTACTAACACAATCATATTTTACCCCGAGCTATAAAAAATATCATACTGCATGGTGAACTGGTGatggctgaaaaaaaaaaaagaaatggcgaTGGCTGACAGACAAAATTTTCTTGTGGTTCATGACAAGGATCACTCAAGCGATATCGCTGAAACATgcctgctttttttttttttttttcttttagcacTAGTAGATATCAGGCAGCTTCGAAATATTTGTTACCCCTCGAATGTAAAAGCAAATCAATTATAGTGCAGCTTCTAAATATCTTTAGAATAAGAATaactatttaaatatttaataactAAGATTTATGatataacaaaagaaattctaAAGTAAAATAAATTACTTTCAAAAGGTAGAATTTGCAAAAGAATTAATGCTTGAAATAAGTTTAATGGAATTAGTGAAGATTGATGCTTGATCAAATAGAGACAAAtgttcaaaaatttggtgtttatcTTGACTAATaactcctatttttcttttttagttctaGTCAATTTAGCATTAATAATTTGTATATGTAGTTAAATCTTCTTTTACTTGTGTTTAATTTCTTCTCcttgtcttttctttctttttttttcatatcgATACGGTGTTTCTTTAGTTGCTAGTTTAAAGTTATAATAATCATATCCAATAAAGGAATGATTTGGATAGTAGGTGGCTAATGAGAGGCTCATTAGGAGGGATCTCAGATgtgaaattttttctttaaatgtaGTTAATTTGTAATTGTTTAAATACAAGGGATAAAATAATTGTAATTGCGTATATTCATATGATAAGTTAAGTATAATTTAAGTTGCTAACTAGTACTCGGGAGAGAGTGATAGGTTGGATGGTACAGAGAACGAGCGTAAGTGAGAGATTCCAAATTAGAATTTTTCCATTTACACtaaaaacataaatttaaaaaaaattgctaaCTAGCACTTACTGAGTGCATTTGTTAGAAAAATCCATAAAGGACTTGCTAATTAAGAGTTATATTAACTGCTAATACCATGTAAACATTAAAGTGAAACACAAATACTAATTGTACACAAAAATTAGTTTTGTAATAAATTTGTATCTTATATTAGTATAAGAAAACTTAAGATTTGGTATTAAACAGAGGCATTTAAGTATATTCTCTAATTGATATCTAAATGTGAAGCACGTTGGGGGAGGCAAAGTGATAAAATTGGATTTAAAAATTGGGACTTCATAGACaggttaaaaaatttttttaagggccTACAtagatttttttgaaaaactttgggGGGCGGCTGCCCCTAACTCCCCTCCCAATAACGTCTGTCTGTCGTAATAGAATCTGGagaaaattcatgattttgGATTCTTATGCACCTTCCACTCCTCATGCGTAGACTGAATGGATCATCCGATTGATGGcattattcttttctttgcaaTTGTGTGGAATTTAGCGGGACGTGTACTGTAGGGCATGTGATAATCTGGACGTAATGTAATGGTCCCGACTCATTCTTGTCAAACGTCTATCCTAATACCACTATTTGGTTCTGCTGCCATAAAAAATGCAGCGCCCGAATGCAAAAGGAAATCAGCTTGACCACAATAGCGACTCCAATATTCAACAAATGAAGAGATGGGGTGAAAAATCCTGCCTTGAATCTTCAAGATGACGATGGATTACGCGATGACGTTGTGTgaatttgcatattttcttttcGTTTAGTTGGACTGAGCAAAGGACTTTTTTGACTCCCTGCTGACATAAATATTATGGTAGAATGAACTTTCTTCcgttgaaacttgaaagtatCGCTTGAGAACATACCATTATTtcactttcctttctttcttttcttcttctgtgATCCTTCTAGAGGAATCGAACATAAACTGAGCACGCtaatatatttatgatgcaaacgaaatattatttaaaaaatttactaTTCTCCTAAAGTGAACacgttgattttttttttttttttttttttaagacggCAACATCTGACCACgttgatattttttttctaacatTTTCTTACGGAAGTAAGAAGTCGTTTAACTAAGCGTAGTCCTCGAACAatcttcaaaagccggcaacttttgaagacGTCCGAGGCACTTAACTACCCAACCCATTCCCCCCCCCCCAGTAtcgatgtgggatagaaaccCCGACAAGGGCAAGCCCAATAGAACAGCATTGAACACTAAAGAGCACCCTTACCAACCCCAGAAGACGCCCCATAAAGAGTTTTAGCTAAGCGAAGGGGTAGGGGCGTGAAGAGGGTTTGCAATTGCACAGCAATGTTGGATTTGAGTCATTATATGTACTTTGATTTAGTTGAGCTAAAcccccacccttttttttttttttttttactcaactGTTCTAGAAAGCAGGATCGAGCTCGGCGGAATCAATTGACCTGCAGAAataccctcttttttttttttgttgggattGAATTTAGATTGCAGGAGTTGAGTTGGAAATATTCCACgcattattccaaataatatttcgcttgcatcataaacacattttccaacccacctttttatgtttccaatcaactttttatctcacatacatcatatcacaaaaaatactacagtaattattccaaataatatttcaaataataccctatccaaacaaCCACAAATATTGATGTTGCAGGGCAGGAGGAGCCAGGGTTAGGATTATGAATAAAGCAACCACAAACTAATACAGTTGGTCTGGCAATTAGTCCCATATGTGATTTGTAATTTATGTATGCACAGTAGCCAATGGATAGCATCTTTGAAAGTTAAAGTTAAACGCTTTGAGTCATGAGTTGTGCCTAACCACCAACCCCCCGCAGTATTGGTACTAGTACTAGATcagtattttttcttttttctttttttttgacatcTGACCTTTTTTTTCCGTTTGTATTGGTGGTTGGTTAATCAGTCCCCGCCAATAATTATCATGAATGATTACAACATCCAAATTAAAAAAGATATGATATGAAGCATATCATATTAGTATTAAAATACACGACATAACCTAAGTTTCCAATCGCTTTCATCACCAGGACTAACTAATTAAAACCTTGATTAATTTTTATGTGCTAGTTAGGCACACAAGTTAGATTAGTTGAGAAACCGATCGATCAAACCAGTTAAGCACGTTCGTTAATTATGTCAAGCTCGAGTCCTAACACGTCTTCTTGTAATTAAACTTAATAAATTAAGTGCCTTTACGCATTTGAAAGAAGAAAGGGCACCATTAATTACcattttttggtttttccttGTAGCATTCTTTTTCAGTCTCTCTCTATTATTATATGTGAATGGAATTATGGAACCAACCCCACACTAAGCATGCATTCATTTGTATCAATAGAAGGTCTTAACGTTCGGTAATGAACACAAGGAACTGGACTCCATATCTAAGAAGTTATGGTGGTATTATTTTCTATCTGGAATTAATATTTCTATGCACCTTGATGGATATTTACAATTCTTTCTTTCAATTAACCAACAATTTTTTAAAAGTGATAATTTCATTCACAAACTAAATTACTAATATGTCAGTCAATTTTGTTAAGCAAAGCTTTAAATGAATTTTCTAGAAGGAGTTGATGAGAATGGACGCAATTGATTTAGTCAAATTTAGAATCAACCATTACGAAAccttaaaaacaaaaaaccaaaaaaaaaaaaaaagatttgtttGATATTTCTTATCAACTAAACGAACGAGAAGACAacgaagaaactttcacctaaAAGATCGAAAATCGAAATCCATATTACCATTGCTAGTAGACTATCAAACAAAACGCGCCTGAGTTTTTTGCCAGATTTGTcagttacaagttttttaaaaactttagttacagtaatctcaaaaattttatacacttcaaaatatttaaaaatttacacacttcaaaaattttttaaaaatttatatagtaagttacagtaaagttttagacaaacgcctaaaaaattcatttcacaaACAGGGCCATAGTTTGAAATAAGAGAGGTGTTACTCTGCTCTACAACCAACGACCAATTAGAAGGAATTGAAAGTTCTTCTAGAAAGTTGAAGATTTTTCCATGACTAAATTGACAATCGGTAACGGTATGAGGTAGAACTGTTTTTCTTATGATTTGTGGTGTGCGTGTTGAAACTTTTGTAAGTGTGATTGTAGAATCACATATTCTTCAATGGCCTGAATAGATTTTATCTGTATTTTCAAGATTCATTGTAGTCCACCAATTTGTGATTATTTTCAATGAATGGCAGATGATCATAACCAGTGGCCAACACGGCTTCGTGTTGCTCTTGTTCGAGCCAGGTCAAGCAAAGGAATTTAGTgccaaaaacaaacaaaataaagtgatttttttttttttttttaaaagagagagagagagagagccttAAGCTAAGACATGAATATTCGGGGATTTCCGGTATGGGTCATTTAATGAAATGAATATCGTCCAGTTAccacccaaaacaaaaaaaaaaaaaaaaagaacatccATACGCCAAAATTATTGGTAAATGGTCACTACAATATACTATTCGGTATTGTTAAGCAAACATAAATAAGTTTAGTACAAATAGATGCTAGTTTTCGTTTCAAAATTCGTGGATTATTAGTTGGTTAATGATTGTAATGTTATTAAAtataatttgtatatattaatTCCACCATTGTGGACTGAttataatcatatgaaaattttacaaaaaaacaAACACAACAAGGTTTCTCGGTTATTGGAGATTACCTTGACTGTCTATGGCCACCAACAATTAATTCCCTCTGTCCGATTTAATTCTCTGGCTAGGACAGTTCACCTTTCTTAGTTAGACTgccctttttttcccccttttgtaAGGCTCAtttctcatttatttttttttatcaagtgtaaacttcaatttttttaatttatttttataagtgaaagACGTTGAATTAAGAACCTCttatttataatattttttatcttaTCATCTAGTCCAATCCTTTGCGATCAACAACTTCAAGTTTCCTTCCTACCCAATCCAAACCCTTCCCGGCCTTGGGCCTTGTTTGAATTGCagttttttgttgaaaaattacattgtttttcgtgatcacatttccctattacctttttccctcacatacatcaaatcgatacagtaattttttcatgaaaaatcatagaaaatgcaatccaaacacaacccaaGTTTCACCTCCTAGCAAAACTCAAACAATTATTCAAGTTCTTCTCAATAGTTATACAAGAAACCTCCAAAAACACCAAGCACCACATCTTGAAAATAGTTCAAGATATGGATTGGAAACGTCAATTTTGGCG containing:
- the LOC113728178 gene encoding hydroquinone glucosyltransferase-like, which codes for MDQTPRVALLPSPGMGHLIPLVEFAKRLILQHDFSVTIILPTDGPLSKAQTTFLAALPAAIDYILLPPVNFDDLADDVRIETRISLTVTRSLPSLRDALKSLVDTAKLAALVVDLFGTDAFDVANEFKLPPYIFFPSTATALAFFSYLPKLHEMVACEFRDLPGPIRVPGCVPIHGRDLLDPAQDRKNDAYKWLLHHARRYSLAEGIVVNSFKDLEPGPLKALQEQEPGKPPVYPVGPLIQMGSGEKRGEEPECLKWLDDQPSGSVLYISFGSGGTLSHNQLVELAFGLEMSEQRFLWVVRSPNDGVANATYFTVNSQNDPLAFMPEGFLDRIKGRGFLVPSWAPQAKILGHSSTGGFLTHCGWNSTLESVVEGIPLIAWPLYAEQKMNAVMLAEDLKVASRPKADENGFVGRVEIANMVKRLMEGEEGKGLRSRMKELKDAAAKVLSQDGSSTEALAQVAGKWQAKICT